One window of Alteriqipengyuania lutimaris genomic DNA carries:
- a CDS encoding helicase-related protein, with amino-acid sequence MASEEASFFQFAADFRCSDGCRFVPRRASFRGNDEDERVADLIYRDCAEYAVGHTASASWSPKTAPNQVSLTWMPEAVVQGMDASGDALLRDRIAATSLGRLHGLELALAEDAALFEALDALAQGYENWIDARDTEVPGLPSALQHQARDNLARCREAAGRIRDGIAFLRKDRMGLTAFRLANRAMYIQAAWAAKRPQAAADTDPNAFKFEWRPFQLAFALMCLPSAADRGHDDRGIFDLIWFPTGGGKTEAYLLLSAFVLFHRRFTHGARGAGVNIIMRYTLRTLTVQQFQRAAALILACETLRLTGSEDLGAKRFSIGLWVGGDSTPNRFADAAEALHDYDAKSTPRQLTKCPVCASELEWSSDKPRRRIECRCPSESCRSARPEGAVPVMTVDDDLYAEPPSLLIGTVDKFAQIVRKAESGALFGTNGAVEPPDLIIQDELHLIGGPLGSLTGLYEAAIDRLCSTPKGPPKIVGSTATIRRADEQVRAVFNRSAFQFPPPALDWSNSCFAKVRDDDGRLYVGLTTAGRSEKFALQAASASLLQAEIDPAAHGNPHFDAYATLVAYFNSLKVLGGALVLMEDDVRITIDALASRRGEKARELGNPEELTSRKASSEIPLILDRLNLKHSDPEAVDVLLASNMLSVGVDIPRLGLMLVNGQPKYMAEYIQATSRVGRREPGLVVTLFNNNKIRDRAHFETFASRHAALYRSVEPSSVTPFAPRARDKALHAPLVALVRHLINPTAAAAAVADRAQVMQLVEEIIDRVQDVDSGEVAQARTELTRFVDAWIEAVGDGRIKSYWDDRRLQTSLLMSAEEAAARRATGKADAAAVPTPNSVRNVEPGVDFLMKERV; translated from the coding sequence GTGGCGAGCGAAGAAGCGTCTTTCTTCCAATTCGCCGCAGATTTCCGCTGCTCGGACGGCTGTCGGTTCGTGCCGCGCCGCGCCTCGTTTCGCGGCAATGACGAAGATGAACGCGTCGCCGACCTGATCTACCGCGACTGCGCCGAATATGCTGTCGGCCATACCGCTTCGGCGTCCTGGTCGCCTAAAACCGCGCCCAATCAGGTCTCGCTGACATGGATGCCGGAAGCCGTCGTGCAGGGAATGGACGCTTCAGGCGATGCGCTGCTGCGCGACCGGATCGCGGCCACGTCACTCGGCCGGCTGCACGGCCTCGAGCTCGCTCTTGCCGAGGATGCGGCGCTGTTCGAAGCGCTCGACGCGCTTGCGCAAGGTTACGAAAACTGGATCGACGCGCGCGACACGGAGGTTCCGGGGCTGCCATCGGCGTTGCAGCATCAGGCGCGTGATAACCTTGCGCGCTGCAGGGAAGCGGCAGGAAGGATACGCGACGGTATCGCCTTCCTGCGTAAGGACCGCATGGGATTGACGGCATTTCGTCTCGCCAACCGTGCGATGTATATCCAGGCCGCCTGGGCAGCTAAGCGTCCGCAGGCGGCGGCGGACACGGACCCGAACGCGTTTAAATTCGAGTGGCGGCCGTTCCAGCTGGCCTTTGCGCTGATGTGCCTTCCCTCGGCCGCCGATCGCGGACATGACGATCGCGGCATATTCGACCTTATCTGGTTCCCGACCGGCGGCGGCAAGACCGAGGCCTATCTTCTGCTTTCGGCTTTCGTCCTGTTCCATCGCCGCTTCACCCACGGCGCGCGGGGAGCCGGGGTTAATATCATCATGCGCTACACACTGCGCACGCTGACGGTGCAGCAGTTCCAGCGCGCAGCGGCCTTGATACTCGCCTGCGAGACCCTGCGTTTGACCGGCAGCGAAGATTTGGGTGCCAAGCGGTTCTCGATCGGACTGTGGGTTGGCGGCGACAGCACGCCGAACCGCTTCGCCGATGCCGCCGAAGCGCTGCATGACTACGACGCGAAATCGACGCCGCGGCAACTGACGAAATGTCCCGTCTGCGCAAGCGAACTCGAATGGAGCAGCGACAAGCCGCGCCGGCGCATCGAATGTCGATGCCCCTCGGAAAGCTGCCGTTCCGCGCGGCCCGAAGGCGCGGTCCCGGTCATGACCGTCGACGATGATCTCTATGCCGAACCGCCTTCGCTGCTCATCGGCACGGTCGACAAATTCGCGCAGATCGTGCGCAAGGCGGAAAGCGGCGCGCTGTTCGGAACGAACGGCGCGGTCGAGCCGCCGGATCTCATCATCCAGGACGAGCTGCATCTGATCGGAGGGCCGCTGGGTTCGCTCACCGGGCTTTATGAAGCCGCGATCGACCGGCTTTGCAGCACGCCCAAGGGACCGCCGAAGATTGTCGGATCGACAGCGACGATCCGTCGGGCCGACGAACAGGTGCGCGCCGTTTTCAACCGCAGCGCGTTTCAGTTCCCGCCGCCCGCCCTCGATTGGTCGAATTCCTGCTTTGCCAAGGTGCGCGACGACGACGGGCGTCTTTACGTCGGATTGACGACGGCCGGGCGGTCGGAGAAGTTCGCCCTACAGGCTGCGTCGGCGTCGCTGCTGCAGGCCGAAATCGACCCCGCGGCGCACGGCAATCCCCACTTCGACGCCTACGCGACGCTGGTCGCCTATTTCAATTCCTTGAAAGTGCTCGGCGGTGCGCTGGTGCTGATGGAAGACGACGTTCGCATTACGATAGACGCGCTGGCATCGCGCAGGGGCGAGAAGGCGCGCGAACTCGGCAATCCCGAAGAACTGACGAGCCGCAAGGCATCCTCGGAAATTCCCCTCATTCTCGACCGCCTCAATCTCAAGCATTCGGATCCTGAAGCGGTCGATGTCCTGCTCGCCAGCAACATGCTCAGCGTCGGCGTCGATATTCCGCGCCTCGGGCTCATGCTCGTGAACGGACAACCCAAATACATGGCAGAATATATCCAGGCGACGAGCCGCGTCGGGCGCCGCGAGCCGGGCTTGGTGGTGACTCTCTTCAACAACAACAAGATCCGCGATCGCGCGCATTTCGAGACATTCGCATCGCGCCATGCCGCGCTCTACCGCTCGGTCGAACCGTCGAGCGTTACGCCCTTTGCGCCGCGCGCACGCGACAAGGCCCTGCATGCCCCGCTTGTCGCCTTGGTCCGCCACCTTATCAATCCGACCGCCGCCGCCGCCGCGGTCGCCGACCGTGCACAGGTAATGCAGCTGGTCGAAGAAATCATCGACCGTGTCCAGGACGTGGATTCCGGCGAGGTGGCGCAGGCGCGGACCGAGCTCACGCGCTTTGTCGACGCCTGGATCGAAGCGGTCGGCGACGGCCGGATCAAGAGCTATTGGGATGACCGCAGGCTGCAGACGAGTCTGCTCATGTCCGCCGAAGAGGCGGCTGCCCGGCGCGCGACCGGCAAGGCCGATGCGGCTGCCGTGCCGACGCCCAACAGCGTGCGCAATGTCGAGCCCGGGGTGGATTTCCTCATGAAGGAACGTGTGTGA
- the drmB gene encoding DUF1998 domain-containing protein, protein MSRNNHLGKVRRGQVLGYGPGAVIDFRAGAKGGGPVSVIAASLDRWEQTAKIAGGLNDPHVLREARLEKVLNKGHFRLPPVDDAGRDAAFPNRWLNGYRFPAWLQCPSCKSLKLAGKWAKEMGDPSRWCARCSSDERRVFAVPSRFVTACENGHIDEFPWVRWLAMRGGQPLACLSDSDAEAGEEGFKQCRLRLESVGGSGIEGLRVSCSAEGCGASASMAGAFSSKGLEGHKCSGRRPWLTDDREPCTAPPRTLQRGASNLYFPVTYSTLSIPPWTDAIQQELNAYWGALRELSSDMRETMIASLAATNASMHNMSVDEYAAVIRERLKLDEETTLDTLRFEEFIRLERDAEGGDFQVKQEAVPEEVQPYIARLGRVERLREVRALTGFKRIYQNASVDEPGRGRFGDLSLAPLPWLPAIEVRGEGIFVSLKNEAIDAWLANPEIHERARLVEEARAAEYERIHEDESVGDPITPTFLLVHSLAHAVIKRLSFECGYDVASLRERIYVGDKPRMAGFLIYTSTSDADGTLGGLERQGRADRFIPVLASAVRDAFWCSSDPLCRTGVSSLSESMNLAACHSCLLLPETCCEEGNRYLDRSMLVGDGVGGMKGFFDSFIETDG, encoded by the coding sequence GTGAGCCGCAACAATCATCTGGGTAAGGTAAGGCGGGGGCAGGTTCTCGGATACGGTCCAGGCGCGGTGATCGACTTCCGTGCAGGCGCCAAGGGCGGCGGGCCGGTTTCCGTCATTGCCGCGTCGCTCGACCGCTGGGAGCAGACCGCCAAGATCGCAGGCGGCCTGAACGATCCGCATGTGCTGCGCGAAGCGCGGCTCGAGAAGGTCCTCAACAAAGGCCATTTCCGCCTGCCGCCGGTCGACGATGCCGGACGCGATGCGGCCTTCCCCAACCGCTGGCTCAACGGCTACCGGTTTCCGGCGTGGCTGCAGTGCCCGAGCTGCAAATCACTCAAGCTCGCGGGCAAATGGGCAAAGGAAATGGGCGACCCATCGCGCTGGTGCGCGCGCTGCTCGAGCGACGAGCGGCGGGTCTTTGCAGTGCCCTCGCGTTTCGTGACGGCCTGCGAAAACGGCCATATCGATGAATTCCCTTGGGTCCGATGGCTGGCCATGCGCGGCGGACAGCCGCTCGCCTGCCTGTCGGACAGCGATGCCGAAGCAGGCGAAGAGGGTTTCAAGCAGTGCCGGCTGCGGCTCGAGAGCGTCGGCGGATCGGGCATCGAGGGCCTGCGCGTGAGCTGCTCGGCCGAAGGGTGCGGCGCTTCCGCCTCAATGGCGGGCGCGTTTTCCTCCAAGGGTCTCGAAGGCCACAAATGCTCCGGCCGCCGCCCTTGGCTGACCGACGACCGCGAGCCGTGCACCGCACCGCCGCGAACATTGCAGCGCGGGGCATCCAATCTCTATTTCCCGGTCACTTATTCAACGCTCAGCATCCCGCCCTGGACCGATGCAATCCAGCAGGAACTCAATGCCTATTGGGGCGCGCTGCGCGAATTGAGCTCCGATATGCGAGAGACGATGATCGCCAGCCTGGCTGCGACCAACGCGTCGATGCACAATATGTCCGTCGACGAATATGCGGCGGTGATCCGCGAACGCCTCAAACTGGACGAAGAAACGACGCTTGATACGCTACGCTTTGAAGAGTTCATCCGGCTCGAGCGCGATGCTGAAGGGGGCGACTTTCAGGTCAAGCAGGAAGCGGTCCCCGAGGAAGTGCAGCCCTATATCGCCAGGTTAGGCCGGGTCGAGCGCCTGCGCGAAGTGCGAGCGCTCACCGGGTTCAAACGCATCTATCAGAACGCATCGGTTGATGAGCCCGGCCGCGGCCGGTTCGGCGACTTGTCGCTTGCCCCTCTGCCGTGGCTTCCCGCAATCGAGGTGCGCGGCGAAGGTATATTTGTCTCGCTCAAAAACGAGGCGATTGATGCCTGGCTCGCCAATCCGGAAATACACGAGCGCGCCCGCTTGGTCGAGGAAGCTCGCGCCGCGGAATACGAGCGCATTCACGAAGATGAGAGCGTGGGTGATCCGATCACGCCGACATTCCTCCTCGTCCACTCGCTCGCCCACGCCGTAATCAAGCGCCTGTCGTTCGAATGCGGCTACGATGTCGCGTCGCTTCGCGAACGGATTTATGTCGGCGACAAACCGCGCATGGCGGGGTTCCTCATCTACACCTCGACCAGCGATGCCGACGGGACACTCGGCGGTCTGGAGCGTCAGGGACGGGCCGATCGTTTTATTCCGGTTCTCGCTTCGGCAGTGCGCGACGCATTCTGGTGCTCATCCGACCCGCTGTGCCGGACCGGCGTTTCCAGCCTTTCTGAAAGCATGAACCTTGCGGCCTGCCACAGCTGCCTTCTGCTGCCCGAAACCTGCTGTGAAGAGGGCAACCGCTATCTCGACCGCTCGATGCTAGTCGGCGACGGCGTGGGCGGGATGAAGGGCTTTTTCGATTCCTTCATCGAAACGGACGGTTGA